In one Prosthecochloris aestuarii DSM 271 genomic region, the following are encoded:
- the proB gene encoding glutamate 5-kinase, whose protein sequence is MFISDPVYRKIVVKVGTNVITNADGKLNLDILDQLTTQIARLCNQGIEVLLVSSGAVGAGRSIITLPVGLPPVARRQVLSSTGQIKLINTYADLFARHGVTTAQILVTKSDFRDRQHYLNMRTCFSSLIEQSVIPVINENDAVSVTELMFTDNDELSGLIASMMQVDAHIILSHVDGLFDLSKKKDNPEVIPQIDPEDTRFHKFIQPGKSEFGRGGMLTKCHIARKLAGFGISVHIANGRTPGILYDIVSGKSVGTKFLAKKPTHGRKRWLAHSEGMEKGAVTINAGAEKALRSPTEANSLLPVGIESVKGAFYKGDIIKICTENGEIIGYGMARYSSEKTRELLGKTGEKPLIHYDYLYINI, encoded by the coding sequence ATGTTTATTTCAGATCCTGTGTACAGGAAAATAGTCGTCAAGGTCGGTACGAACGTTATCACCAATGCAGACGGCAAGCTGAACCTCGACATTCTTGATCAGCTCACCACACAGATCGCCCGTCTCTGCAACCAGGGCATAGAAGTCCTCCTTGTCTCCTCCGGGGCTGTAGGAGCAGGCCGTTCAATCATCACGCTTCCAGTCGGCTTGCCGCCGGTTGCCAGAAGGCAGGTGCTCTCGTCTACGGGCCAGATCAAACTGATTAACACCTACGCAGATCTCTTCGCCCGTCACGGGGTCACGACGGCACAGATTCTGGTCACCAAAAGCGACTTTCGCGACCGTCAGCACTATCTCAACATGCGCACCTGTTTTTCATCGCTGATAGAGCAATCTGTCATTCCCGTCATCAATGAAAACGATGCCGTGTCGGTCACCGAGCTCATGTTTACCGACAACGATGAGCTCTCAGGACTGATCGCATCGATGATGCAGGTTGACGCCCATATCATCCTGTCGCACGTCGATGGCCTTTTCGACCTTTCCAAAAAAAAGGATAACCCCGAAGTCATTCCGCAAATCGATCCTGAGGACACCCGTTTTCATAAATTTATTCAGCCTGGAAAATCCGAATTCGGCAGAGGCGGCATGCTCACTAAATGTCATATCGCCCGGAAACTTGCAGGCTTCGGCATCTCCGTCCATATCGCAAACGGCCGTACTCCCGGCATTCTTTACGATATTGTCTCAGGAAAGTCTGTCGGCACGAAATTCCTGGCAAAAAAACCTACACACGGCCGAAAACGTTGGCTCGCTCATAGTGAAGGAATGGAAAAAGGCGCTGTAACGATCAACGCCGGCGCGGAAAAAGCCCTTCGTTCTCCAACTGAAGCCAACAGCCTGCTACCTGTAGGCATTGAATCGGTAAAGGGTGCCTTCTACAAAGGTGACATCATTAAAATCTGTACTGAAAATGGAGAAATCATAGGCTATGGCATGGCCCGTTACAGCTCGGAAAAAACCAGAGAGCTTTTGGGCAAAACCGGAGAAAAGCCTCTTATCCACTACGATTACCTCTATATCAACATCTGA